In one Pseudomonas sp. Bout1 genomic region, the following are encoded:
- a CDS encoding sugar ABC transporter ATP-binding protein: MFAQATASQAPLPGPQPDGLTEPYLLEISNISKGFPGVVALADVQLRVRPGSVLALMGENGAGKSTLMKIIAGIYQPDAGEIRLRGKPIKFETPLAALQAGIAMIHQELNLMPHMSIAENIWIGREQLNGLHMVNHREMHRCTAELLARLRINLDPEEHVGNLSIAERQMVEIAKAVSYDSDILIMDEPTSAITDKEVAHLFSIIADLKSQGKGIIYITHKMNEVFSIADEVAVFRDGAYIGLQRADSMNSDSLISMMVGRELSQLFPVRDKPIGNLLLSVRDLRLDGVFQGVSFDLHAGEILGIAGLMGSGRTNVAETIFGITPSSGGEIQLDGKTVRITDPHMAIEKGFALLTEDRKLSGLFPCLSVLENMEMAVLPHYSGNGFIQQKALRALCEDMCTKLRVKTPSLEQCIDTLSGGNQQKALLARWLMTNPRLLILDEPTRGIDVGAKAEIYRLISYLASEGMAVIMISSELPEVLGMSDRVMVMHEGDLMGTLDRSDATQEKVMQLASGMTAVH, from the coding sequence ATGTTTGCTCAAGCGACTGCTTCGCAAGCCCCGCTGCCGGGCCCGCAACCCGACGGGCTGACCGAGCCCTACCTGCTGGAAATTTCCAACATCAGCAAAGGCTTTCCCGGCGTCGTGGCCCTGGCCGATGTGCAGCTGCGGGTGCGCCCCGGCTCGGTGCTGGCGCTGATGGGCGAGAACGGCGCGGGCAAGTCGACGCTGATGAAGATCATTGCCGGCATCTATCAACCCGACGCCGGTGAAATCCGCCTGCGTGGCAAGCCGATCAAATTCGAAACGCCGTTGGCCGCGCTGCAAGCCGGCATCGCGATGATCCACCAGGAACTCAACCTGATGCCGCACATGAGCATCGCCGAGAACATCTGGATCGGCCGCGAACAGCTCAACGGCCTGCACATGGTCAACCACCGGGAAATGCACCGCTGCACCGCCGAGCTGCTGGCCCGGCTGCGGATCAACCTCGACCCGGAAGAGCACGTCGGCAACCTGAGCATTGCCGAGCGGCAGATGGTCGAGATTGCCAAGGCGGTGTCCTATGACTCCGACATCCTGATTATGGATGAACCGACTTCAGCCATTACCGACAAGGAAGTGGCTCACCTGTTTTCGATCATTGCCGACCTCAAGTCCCAGGGCAAAGGCATCATTTACATCACCCATAAAATGAACGAAGTGTTCTCCATCGCCGACGAAGTGGCGGTGTTCCGCGACGGTGCCTATATAGGGCTGCAGCGGGCCGACAGCATGAACAGCGACAGCTTGATCTCGATGATGGTGGGGCGTGAGTTGAGCCAGCTGTTCCCGGTGCGCGATAAACCTATCGGTAATTTGCTGCTGTCGGTGCGCGACCTGCGCCTGGACGGGGTGTTCCAGGGCGTGTCGTTTGACCTGCACGCCGGGGAGATTCTCGGCATTGCCGGCTTGATGGGCTCGGGCCGTACCAACGTGGCCGAAACCATCTTTGGCATCACCCCAAGCTCCGGCGGCGAGATCCAGCTGGACGGCAAGACCGTACGCATCACTGATCCGCACATGGCCATCGAGAAGGGTTTTGCGCTGTTGACCGAAGACCGCAAGCTCAGTGGTCTGTTCCCGTGCCTGTCGGTGCTCGAAAACATGGAAATGGCCGTGCTGCCGCATTACTCCGGCAACGGCTTTATCCAGCAAAAAGCCCTGCGTGCCCTGTGCGAAGACATGTGCACCAAGCTGCGGGTGAAAACCCCGTCGCTGGAGCAATGCATCGACACCTTGTCCGGTGGCAACCAGCAAAAAGCCTTGCTGGCGCGCTGGCTGATGACCAACCCGCGGCTGTTGATCCTCGACGAACCCACCCGCGGCATCGACGTGGGCGCCAAGGCCGAGATCTACCGGCTGATTTCCTACCTGGCCAGCGAAGGCATGGCCGTGATCATGATTTCTTCGGAGCTGCCGGAGGTGCTGGGCATGAGCGACCGGGTGATGGTGATGCACGAAGGCGACCTGATGGGCACCCTGGACCGCAGCGATGCGACCCAGGAAAAAGTCATGCAACTGGCTTCCGGTATGACGGCGGTCCACTAA